TTGGCAACATCTTCCACAAACTTGCGATAGGTGTCTTGTAACTGTTTACTAATCATCTCATCTTCTTCGTTAGTGGAATCGCGAAACGGAGAATACATATCTTTGTATTTCCCTGCTTTGTATGTGCGAACTCCTACACCGTAGCGGTCTAAAAGTCCTTTTACGTTAGGTGCAAAAGAAATAACTCCAATAGATCCGGTAATGGTTCCGTTTTGAGCAAAGATATAATCAGAAGCAGATGCAATATAGTAACCACCTGATGCAGCCACGTCTTTCATACTGACGACAATCTTTTTGGTTTTACGAAGATGTAAAACTTCGTTAAAAATTTCTTGAGAAGCAGCCACTGTCCCACCCGGGGAATTGATCTCAAGAAGGATCCCCTTGACATTGCCGTCTTCTTCTAACTCCCTTAATTGGCGTAAGACGGTGTCGGCGCCTGTAGAATCAAAAGTAGACTCACCAGAATGGATCTCACCTACGATGGGTATGACGACGGCTCCAATTTCACTGGCTTGAAAGAGGCCGCCACCAGTTCCACTAGAGAAA
The genomic region above belongs to Leptospira terpstrae serovar Hualin str. LT 11-33 = ATCC 700639 and contains:
- the sppA gene encoding signal peptide peptidase SppA gives rise to the protein MERNQFLLFLSFLFSTIATILGIAILVSGSSLARFSSGTGGGLFQASEIGAVVIPIVGEIHSGESTFDSTGADTVLRQLRELEEDGNVKGILLEINSPGGTVAASQEIFNEVLHLRKTKKIVVSMKDVAASGGYYIASASDYIFAQNGTITGSIGVISFAPNVKGLLDRYGVGVRTYKAGKYKDMYSPFRDSTNEEDEMISKQLQDTYRKFVEDVAKGRNKTVKSIEELAEGKIYSGEDAFRNKLVDDIGGRREAHKKLSELCQYDGLIPLFEQEISHFDRFLQTLGVSFFGDNSHVSKIRSLIQSQVLVILPTALGKLML